AATTTTGAGCAAATTATCTaagaataattcaaattatgaatacTGAAAGGATAATTAGATAGCtcctaattttgattgaaatcatttttatacctaaaatttAACTAAGTTCAATATTATCAACTGCAACTCTGCAAgataaatttcatttcattaagaCTCCTAAGTCAGATCCAACTTCCAACATTCCTCTTACAGACAAATTCTGTAAATTAAGAATCAAACGATTGAGGCCCTTTCagtaactttttcaaatttgatttgataataaatattagataTATTCCTCATAAAAGATACAATTATCATAATTCCGATcatctaaatcaaattatcagTTAAGTATTTATATTCTTCAAACTTGAAAGCAAAATCAACCTTGAGATATTTGGAACCATGCATCAAAATcgaaaattatttatgttaaggAAGCAAGCTTCATCATCTTCCTCCAATGGTTTTTTCTCACTTTTTCTTCTAGGGTATTATCTATTATGGAATTTTTTAGTCATCAATATGACCAAAATTGGAGGCACAAAACATGCTTGTGCTGCATGTAAATATCAAAGGAGAAAATGTGCCCCTGACTGCCCTTTTGCTCGCTACTTCCCGGCTGATCAGCCCAAGGTGTTTCTGAATGCTCACCGCCTTTTCAGGCTGTCGAATATTGCGAGTATCTTGAACAAGGTTGATAGTGATAAAAAGGATGAAGCTATGAGAACCATTATTTTTGAGTCCACCATTCGTGCAAAGTATCCGGTTCATGGATGTTGGGGGATTATTGGTAAACTCCAGCATCATATACAAAGCGCCATGAATGAGCTTCAGTTGGTGAGGGCAACGCTGGCGAGATACAAAGAGTGTGACCATTTTCAAGTACCTTCTTCAACATCACTTTCTGAAATAAGCACAGCTTTGAGTCATGCCCTTAATAGAGGGCAAACTGATATGTATGCAGAAACTGGTGAAATTTTGATGAAGCAAAATGGTTTGAAggttgaagaaaattttatttataatgatgcTAAAGAATTTCCCATTACAATTCCAGAATTACAAATTCCTGAGGATTATGACTACCCCTTTGATACAAATGGGTTCATTAATATCAATCCATGTACAGAATCTTCAAGGTGAGCTTTAATTAATGACAAACAATTAATGTCAACttagttaataatattaattgtttcTCTTTGCAGTTTGGAATCAGAGGATGCTAATAAGGAGCTCTTAGTCCAAAGAATAAAGGACGAGAATTCATGTAtatagattgatttttttttctgggttttACTAATTTATAGTTTAGGGATGATTATTTTTCAGTTTACATATTCACCTAGGATTTCATTTGGATTACTGTGTAGAGTTTGTAACACGTTTGATGATTATAGTTGTCTTGATAGTCtgttaattattctttttctacaTGTTGTAAAAGTTACAATTAAGCTTGCAATAAAATCAAGCTGTAACTATCTAAACCAGATTCAGTTGTGCTATTGTTGAGcctgagtttgagtttaagcgGCTCGAATGCTGCTTGGAAAGGCTATTTGCTCCTCTGCATTAGATTCAGAGCAAAACTCATCTTTGGCTTCTGCATTTTTGATCATGTACCATTTGAGTTGTCGAACACTGAGAAAGTTTTGGTCGCATAATGTCAAGCTTTCACATTGGAAATATCATGTGGTCTGTGCAATTTGCAACAAATAGCTGCTTTTCTCCTCATGTTTATGTGATTTGCAGATCATCTGGTCTCCACCAGCACTTCCTTTTGTAGCACATCCGGTCTCCATTGCAATTTTTTGTTGCCTCGGTATTCCTTGCAGGTGATTAGGCATATATTGTCTCCATTGCAAGGTCTGTAGTCCAAATGTCTTTTGCAGACTCCAAGTTCATGATCCTTGTGCTAGAGAATGGACAGACTTCAGCTTTGGactttctaattttttcttttcttgtggCTAT
The genomic region above belongs to Mangifera indica cultivar Alphonso chromosome 15, CATAS_Mindica_2.1, whole genome shotgun sequence and contains:
- the LOC123197544 gene encoding LOB domain-containing protein 27-like, producing MTKIGGTKHACAACKYQRRKCAPDCPFARYFPADQPKVFLNAHRLFRLSNIASILNKVDSDKKDEAMRTIIFESTIRAKYPVHGCWGIIGKLQHHIQSAMNELQLVRATLARYKECDHFQVPSSTSLSEISTALSHALNRGQTDMYAETGEILMKQNGLKVEENFIYNDAKEFPITIPELQIPEDYDYPFDTNGFININPCTESSSLESEDANKELLVQRIKDENSCI